In Candidatus Poribacteria bacterium, the DNA window GGGGTCCGCTTTTAAGGCGCGCCGCTTCTCCCCACAAATAGACGCAACGCAACGCAACGAAAAACTCGCGCAGTGGAAAAAGGCAGTGCAACGAGTGATGAGTTAAAATGCGACTCCAATGGAAGTACTCTCTTGTTATTAATTTCTGTGTCATCGCAATCCTCGTGGCGTTTTACTTTTTTGATAGCATCCGGGTCCGAAATGAGATGAATGCCCTTCACGCTTTGGGTGCAGAACGGGGTGCTGAACTGAGGGAAATCGCTGAAAACACGATTCTTGATGCCGTTGAGAGAGAAATCGAAACCGTAAGGGTCTTTGATGCACAGCGACTCGATCAAGTGCTGAATGAACTGAAGCGGGAACATCCGGATATGCAAAATGTGCTGAATATCCACGTCTCCTTAAATGATACCCGTATTCGTTCCAGTTTACTCGCCGGTGGAGATGTTGTTGACATCAACCTTGATGCAGCGGATCTTGAGCAAATCGAGACAAAGGGCGCGACGATACATGCAATTGAAGGACAAAACGCAACCGCTATTGTTATTAAATACATCGCCGTTTTGACGGGACCAAAGCCGATTGCGTTAGAACCCCGCGATTTCGCTTATGAACCCATACTGGATGCCGGGACACTCCCGTATGAGGTTTGGTTGAAAGCCTTTGGTGAAGATGTCTATGTGCCAGACGATCCAGTGACAACTCAGGAGAAAGGTAAACGCTGGCGAATGACAGATCAGGAAAAAGGCGATCTGTATGAGTTATGGAAGCAAGGGGAGACCCTGTGGATTCAAAAAGCGCTCATTGGCTACATACAAGTCCTTTTCGATGTGCCTTATATTGACAAGTCGATTCGCTCCTCACTGTTGATGCACGCAATATTGATCGTGATTGTCGGTGCGCTACTCGTCATTCTGATCGATCTCACGACAAATCACCTAATTATGAAGCCGTTAGAGCGGATGACTCGGATTATTCAAAGTGCTGAGGATGGGGATTTATCACTTCAGGAGACGTATTCATCGGATGAAATCGGGAGAGCCACCTACAATCTCGCAAGGATGTTGTGGCAATTACGGGACTCTCATTCAAAACGGATTACTGCTTTAGGACAATTTGCCGCGGGGGTGGCACACGAAATTCGGAATCCACTTAATTCAATTGGGATGACGGCGCAACACCTAAAATCTGTTTTTTCGCAACAGAAAGTGAGCCAAGACGATATCGAAGAGGCGAAGGAACTCTTGGAGATCGTCGACCAAAAAATAACGGAACTGAAGCAGACCTCCGAGCAGTTTCTCACGTTGAATCGACCGAGAAGGTTGAATGTAGAACCGGTAAACCTCAATACGCTTGTGGAGCAAGTTTTATCTGAGTTCGCACTCATTGCTGAGGAAGCCAAGGTCCAAGTCATCAAGAATTATGATGAAAATCTACCGGATGTCCAGATGGACGCTGCCTTAATGCGACAGACCCTTTTCAACTTCGTGCAAAACAGTATCCAAGCAATGCCGAAAGGCGGTAGCATCTATATGACAACCTTTTTGGAGCAGATAGATCCGAACACAAGAGACGTGGTGATTGAAATCAGAGATACCGGCATAGGCATCCCAGAGGAAGTACAGGAACAGATTTACGATGCGTATTTTACAACCAAAGACGCAACAGGTGGCATAGGACTCGGTCTCGCGGTTTCGCACCAAATTATCACGGCACATAGAGGCAAAATCGAAGTCCGAAGCAAAATGGGAATGGGGACGGCTTTTAAAATCAGTTTACCGCTGGATGCGGACGAACTCCCATAAATTCCCAGATTAGATGAGGAGAACCAAAGCGATGGCATCAATACTGATTGTAGACGACGACCAAGCACAACTGACAATTCTACAGCGGATCTTGAAACGCGAAGGGTATACAGTTGAAATCGTTGGAGACAGCAAAGCCGCTCTGGGTAGCTTAGAAAAACAGATGTTTGACCTCGTTATCAGTGATATGTGGATGTCCTCCCGATTTGAGGGAAGGGATCTACTTCGGGAAATAAAACGGACCGATCCAGACCTACCTGTGCTTATCATGACAGCGTTTGCGGAACTCAACGATGCCGTGAATCTTGTCGCACACGAGGGGGCGTTTTACTATCTTGAGAAACCGATTCAAATTGAGGTGCTGAAACGGGAAGTGAAACACGCCCTGCAAACCCGCGGCGCGCTCCGAAGCATCGAAGCCGAAAACGATGACACAACACCGGAAATTCAGATTGATGAAATCGTGGGTGATAGTGAAAAAATGCAGGAACTTTTCAAAGACATGACTCGGATTTTGCACCGGGGTGTTACACAAGTCCTCATCACAGGCGAAACCGGCTCTGGAAAAAGTCTTATCGCGCGTGCCCTTCACAAGCACGGTCCCCGAAAAAACAAACCCTTCATCTCGATTAACTGTGGGGCGATCCCTGATACCCTCATTGAAAGTGAATTGTTTGGACATGAAAAGGGAGCGTTTACAGACGCGTCGCATCAAAAGAAGGGGCTTTTTGAGGTGGCAAACGAAGGGGTCCTCTTTCTTGATGAGATCGGGGATCTGCCGATCCAAACACAGAGTAAATTGTTGCACGTCTTAGAGGAACGGGAGATACGGCGCATCGGGGGGACTCGGAACATTAAAGTGGATGTCTGTGTGGTTGCTGCAACGAACAAAAATCTTATCCAAGAGGTCCGAAACAGTGCGTTTCGCGAAGACCTCTATTTTCGTCTCAACGTGATCCCGCTCCATGTTCCACCCCTTCGAGAGCATCCAGAGGACATTCCATTGCTCGTGAATTTCCTCATCCAGAAGTTCAGCAGTGAATACATAGAGGCACTCCCCAAACAGGTTACACCGCAGGCAATGTCTATGCTCAGGCGGTATCACTGGCCCGGCAACATCCGGCAATTAGAAAATTATCTGCGTCGTATTTTTGTGCTTTCAGAAAATGAAGTGATTGATAAAGATGAATTGCCCCCGGAGATTTTAGACACCTCGCTTCCAGCCACCGACGTTGAATTTGACATCCCTGAGGAAGGGGTTTCGCTTGATGAAATTATCAAGGAATACGTGTGTAGTGCGTTAGCAAAAAGCAATGGGACACAGATTCAAGCGGCAAAACTCTTGGGGATTTCGCGACGTAAACTTCAGCACCGGATGCAGAAATACGGTCTTCAGAGCCAGGACTTCAAAACAGATTAATACCGCTGCATGTGTGGGTCTATTTCCCGTGCCCACCGATCGATACCCCCGATCAAACTCTTCACCGATTTGAAACCGAGCTGTTGCAAAAGAAAAGCTGCGTCGAGACTACGCATACCCCAGTGACAATAAACCACGACCTCTACCCCTGGGGTAATTTCGTGACAACGCCTTGGCAATTCTCCGAACGGGATCCATACAGCCCCTTCAAGATGAACCATCTGATATTCCCATTCTTCCCGAACATCCAATAAAACGAAGGAAGTGTCACTGCCCATCATGTCCTTCAGCTGATTCGGCGCAATAGCATACGCGTCCGTCTCTAACGGAAGAATCGCCTCCGCTACGCTGGGTGCCACTTTCGGCAACTTCCGATCTCGCAAATCTCCGAGATACCGTCGCCAGATCCTTTTTACTGCTTTTTGGATATGATTGAACATTTTTAATAGGTATCGGTTATCAATTTTATAGTCAAAACCACAGGTGCCTATGCTCAGAATGTTACCGTAACCCCTAATGTAGGGACAATCGGGAAGAGAGGCTCTTCTTCAATCGCGCATCCGATAATAGCGTCTGTCCCTTTAACATCGTCTGTCCCTTCATCGCGTAATTGACTAAAAGCATACTGGTCCAGATTGCTATGGTTATACAGGTTCAATATTTGAAAATACCAAGACAACTCCCAGCGTCGATACGGACTCCGCTTGGTAATCCGAAAATCGAGACTGTGGTAGGCGGGCATCCGTGCCGAGTGTATCTCACCAAACTGCCGATCACAGACAATACCCCCGTCAGGTAACCGAACTTCCTTGTGAATGAGAGGGGTTCTCGGCTCACCTGTATAAAAACGCCAACTCAGATAGAGATACCATGTTGGAGCGAACTGATAATTGCTGCTAACAGCGAAAGAGTGCCGCCGATCGTGCTGACGGAAGCGTTTTGTTCCATTCGCGATCTCTTCTGCGATACCAAACGCATAACCGAGTGTCCACGTCAAACGCTGTGAGACGACATGGGTCATGAACACATCAACGCCTCTCGCATCACCGGATTCAGGCGAATTAAAAACCTGATTCTGCCTTCCAAACTCACGGATTCGTCCAACAAGATTATCAAAAGTATTGTAATAGCCTTCAACACGCACCAAGAAGCTATCAACAGGCGTATATTCAACCCCGAGGATGTAATGCACGGCTTGCTCCGCGCGACCGACCCTTTTAATCCCATCTTCCACGGGAATTCCCATCAGGTGGACGGGTTGGTGATAAATACCCCAAGCCCCCCGTAAAACGAGATCCTTCAACGGTTTCATGGCAAGTGCGACTCGCGGTCCAATTTCATACCGCTGAATCCCTTCCTCCCGATAATGCTGGTAGAGGTAATGTCCCCCGACATTGAGTGCAAGTTTGGAATGGAGTTGCCACTCATCTTGGAGAAATAGATTGAATTCGCTCCCCTTATCGTCAATATTCGCGAGAATTGGTTTGTAGACGTTTACGCCCGCTTGCCGTTCCTGAACATCATATTGATACTTCGCAGTCAACCAACGCCACGTAGCGCCACTGCGGAGGGTGTGTTTGTCAAAAAGATTTGCTGTAAGCTCCGCTTTTGTGCCGAAGAACCCGAAATTGCGATTATCGATATCTTCTTTCCCTGTTGTTCTATCCTGATTGGAGGTGCCAGCGAAAACGAAAAGGTCTGTCCAATATGAATCCGCAAAAAGATGCCGCCACTTTGCCCAAGTTGTCGAATTGTCGTATCGGGAATCTAAATTGTTGTCTATGTCGTCTACACGAATCCGATTCGTATCCCAACCGTATAAACCATTGAGTGTAACTGTATCTTTTGGTGTAACTTGATACGTTAATTTACTATAGATGTCGGCGTATTGCGGTTTATAGTTCTCATCGATATCCATGAGCATGAGAATCAGATCAATATACCCACGGCGGGCGGATAGGAGCCAACTCCCTTTTTTTGAAAGAGGTCCCTCCAGCGTAGCGGTTGCGTTAATTAAGTCCACACCAAAATTAGCAGAGAATTTCTCAGTGTTTGGCGTCCTCGTTGTGATGTCAAACACACCGGACATCTTTTCGCCGTACTCCGCGGGAAACCCACCTATCAATAGATTGGTGTTCTGAATGAGACCTAAACCTATCAGTGAGATCGCACCCCCGAAGTCTTGGAGATGATACGGATTATAGAGTTCCATCCCATCTAATCTCACTGAAATATCGTCTTTCTCTCCACCTCGCACACTGAACCGCGTGCTATAATCGCTTGAAGCCACCCCTGGAAAGATATGACCTGCCCGCATTACGTCGTTATCAATGAGTGGAAACCGCTCAATCTCCTGTTTAGAGAGTGAGATTTTCGCCGACGCTCCATCATAAATCGTAAAACGACTGGGTGTTACAACAATTTTCTCCAATTGCACAGGCGCAGCACCCTCTTCCGCGAAAGCAGTAAACGGGACTATCACCCCAAAAAACAGAGTGTAAAAAGCCAAATACGCTGGTCTCCGCAAATTGGC includes these proteins:
- a CDS encoding HAMP domain-containing protein, producing the protein MRLQWKYSLVINFCVIAILVAFYFFDSIRVRNEMNALHALGAERGAELREIAENTILDAVEREIETVRVFDAQRLDQVLNELKREHPDMQNVLNIHVSLNDTRIRSSLLAGGDVVDINLDAADLEQIETKGATIHAIEGQNATAIVIKYIAVLTGPKPIALEPRDFAYEPILDAGTLPYEVWLKAFGEDVYVPDDPVTTQEKGKRWRMTDQEKGDLYELWKQGETLWIQKALIGYIQVLFDVPYIDKSIRSSLLMHAILIVIVGALLVILIDLTTNHLIMKPLERMTRIIQSAEDGDLSLQETYSSDEIGRATYNLARMLWQLRDSHSKRITALGQFAAGVAHEIRNPLNSIGMTAQHLKSVFSQQKVSQDDIEEAKELLEIVDQKITELKQTSEQFLTLNRPRRLNVEPVNLNTLVEQVLSEFALIAEEAKVQVIKNYDENLPDVQMDAALMRQTLFNFVQNSIQAMPKGGSIYMTTFLEQIDPNTRDVVIEIRDTGIGIPEEVQEQIYDAYFTTKDATGGIGLGLAVSHQIITAHRGKIEVRSKMGMGTAFKISLPLDADELP
- a CDS encoding sigma-54-dependent Fis family transcriptional regulator → MRRTKAMASILIVDDDQAQLTILQRILKREGYTVEIVGDSKAALGSLEKQMFDLVISDMWMSSRFEGRDLLREIKRTDPDLPVLIMTAFAELNDAVNLVAHEGAFYYLEKPIQIEVLKREVKHALQTRGALRSIEAENDDTTPEIQIDEIVGDSEKMQELFKDMTRILHRGVTQVLITGETGSGKSLIARALHKHGPRKNKPFISINCGAIPDTLIESELFGHEKGAFTDASHQKKGLFEVANEGVLFLDEIGDLPIQTQSKLLHVLEEREIRRIGGTRNIKVDVCVVAATNKNLIQEVRNSAFREDLYFRLNVIPLHVPPLREHPEDIPLLVNFLIQKFSSEYIEALPKQVTPQAMSMLRRYHWPGNIRQLENYLRRIFVLSENEVIDKDELPPEILDTSLPATDVEFDIPEEGVSLDEIIKEYVCSALAKSNGTQIQAAKLLGISRRKLQHRMQKYGLQSQDFKTD
- a CDS encoding rhodanese, whose protein sequence is MFNHIQKAVKRIWRRYLGDLRDRKLPKVAPSVAEAILPLETDAYAIAPNQLKDMMGSDTSFVLLDVREEWEYQMVHLEGAVWIPFGELPRRCHEITPGVEVVVYCHWGMRSLDAAFLLQQLGFKSVKSLIGGIDRWAREIDPHMQRY
- a CDS encoding TonB-dependent receptor plug domain-containing protein, whose product is MFSANLRRPAYLAFYTLFFGVIVPFTAFAEEGAAPVQLEKIVVTPSRFTIYDGASAKISLSKQEIERFPLIDNDVMRAGHIFPGVASSDYSTRFSVRGGEKDDISVRLDGMELYNPYHLQDFGGAISLIGLGLIQNTNLLIGGFPAEYGEKMSGVFDITTRTPNTEKFSANFGVDLINATATLEGPLSKKGSWLLSARRGYIDLILMLMDIDENYKPQYADIYSKLTYQVTPKDTVTLNGLYGWDTNRIRVDDIDNNLDSRYDNSTTWAKWRHLFADSYWTDLFVFAGTSNQDRTTGKEDIDNRNFGFFGTKAELTANLFDKHTLRSGATWRWLTAKYQYDVQERQAGVNVYKPILANIDDKGSEFNLFLQDEWQLHSKLALNVGGHYLYQHYREEGIQRYEIGPRVALAMKPLKDLVLRGAWGIYHQPVHLMGIPVEDGIKRVGRAEQAVHYILGVEYTPVDSFLVRVEGYYNTFDNLVGRIREFGRQNQVFNSPESGDARGVDVFMTHVVSQRLTWTLGYAFGIAEEIANGTKRFRQHDRRHSFAVSSNYQFAPTWYLYLSWRFYTGEPRTPLIHKEVRLPDGGIVCDRQFGEIHSARMPAYHSLDFRITKRSPYRRWELSWYFQILNLYNHSNLDQYAFSQLRDEGTDDVKGTDAIIGCAIEEEPLFPIVPTLGVTVTF